The genomic region CTCCTGTAGTTAGAGTCCTTCATCAAAACACCAAGGGTTGAGTCAGTGAAATGTTAATTTATAGGAAGCTAGCCCCCAGCATCAGTCTCTAGGGTGAGTCACCACAATCCAACGTTATCACTTCCCCTGCCTTGACTCAAAGCAAAACCAGACCATTAACAGAAATTAGCAGTTCTGTTACAAGCACATGTGAGGTGACTGAAAACTACACTCCAGGTTTGATTCCAAACACTTTATAACTTGCATAAATACCCTTCAAAGTACACAACACCtgcatgtaaagaaaaaaaatcagcgaGACAGGAATTTTAAGACAGGCTTTATTTTGTTAACCATTCAAAGTGGTCCATagacataaataaaaaaaggaagttTGGTCTGTTGAGACTCTACGTCAGAGCAGGGACGAACATACACGTCAGATGATACAAAGTCCTTAAAAAGCCAGTGCCAGTAAAATTGGCAATAGTCAGAGTGTGCCTTAGATTGGCAGTTAGCGGTTAATGGTGCCTATCCCTTTCTATTCTGAGCATTTAGGCAAATACAGGAAGTTAAGTTTTGCTTACACAGCCATGATGTTTGCATGAGTCACTGAGAAGTGGGACTTTGCATTAAGCAGAAGCTTGGAATGTGACATTAAACATTCTTGCATTGAGAATTTGTAAGAGTCAGCAGGAGGAGGTCTGACAATGCATTATTGCAACATTAAGGTCCATGATAGAAATTACATTTAATAATGACAATGCAAGGCATCGTGGGAAAGCTAGTTCAAACATTTTTCAAGGCAAACCATTGATCATTTAAGGCAGGGAGTTTTAAATTCGTGTTTGGTCAAAGTTACTGGACTGGAAACATTCTAAAACTCGTCTGGCCAACATGTGCAGTTCCTTTATAAAAAAGGGTCTACAATTAGAACAGCTATAACATGGCCATTACTTTATTCAAGGGGCTAAGAATTAAAAGCTGAAACATTAACTGTCGAGTTCCAGGCTGTTCAGAACAAGTGctaatttttaaagttaaaagggGAGACATTTAAAAAAGGTACCAAAATAATAAAGCGGAATAATTCACAGATCAGAAAAAACATGCACCCCACACTGCAAGCTTTATAGCGTTAACATGGCTTGactgtcattttcttttctttgtttatttatattatacttAAGTGGTTAACCCATAAAAATGAGTAAGTGGAGAAAgggaaataaaaattaaaaatctctAAACCTAGTGTAAACAATCTAAGGGGAGGTAGAGACAGTTGTGCTCGGTGTGAACACAATGCCTGCAGAATGTGTCCTCAGGCCGGTTCAGAGAGGAGATTCCCAGGAGACGCGAGCTGACATCATGGCTCTCTTCAGCTGTTCATAGGTTACGAACATCACCACATTCCAAGATCCTAATCTCAGAAAAGAGGGCATAAACCTAGAGGAACAAACAGGTTCAGGTTTTAGTTAAGGGTTACACGTGATTGATACGGTTACTTGAATGGGTCAATTACATTGAGGTCTGtttttgaaagaaaaatgtattccCGCTAATCTGTAGTTAACAGCCAATGTCCAATCAGACAGGAGATCTCCATGTATAGCAACTGAATAACTACTGCCAACATTTAAAGGTTGGGGCAAGTGGAAGCTCTTACATTGCAAGTCAAAGGACACCAGTCTCTTTCAATTGATCTCTAGGATTTCATACCAAGGTTACTTTCGCTTTCTCTAAAGGTAGGATTGCTATTAAGTCCCATATTTAGGGTTCTGTTTGATTTTTAAAATGCAAACCCTTAAAAGTGGCACATGCAACCTACAATAGGTCAAGTATCAGGTACTAGGTTTTAAGAAGTGTGAAGCATGCAGTTGAGGTCCTTTAAATGGGAGGAATCATGGGATTTCTCATGCCAAGCCAAAGCAGTGACTGGTTGAAGACTTTTGAACACTTACCCTTTGTAGAAGGCCCGGGGTCCCTCCTTTCTGAACATGGTGAGGGCACATTTCAGGGCGCTCTCGTACTGGCCCTTGGCAGAGTTCATGTATCTTGTCTTCACTACATCAACGGGGGACGCGATCACAGTGGTGCAGAAACCAGCACCGAACGCAGAGGTAAAGTGACATGGGAGGGTATCTGGAGAAAGGAGGAAGAGAGATCAACTTTACAGCAGTTTGCATACAGTCTGAGCAACAAACATTTAGATTACTATTATAACAGTTCCTTTTAGCAGAGCTTTTGTAATAAGGCAATCTCCCAACGTTCAAATTGTTAATATACCTCTACAAAATAGACCTCCTGAATGGTTTTGGTGGGAAGGGTTTGTAACATGGATCACGTTTCAGTTAAGCTGCTCTTTCCAAacagattactgggagtatccACATCTATTTTACTTTGCATTTGACATTACCCTCAGGCAGGAATCTGTATAATATGGCAAGTTCAGGAGGTTTGTAAAAACTGATCAATTTTACATTTACCTCTGTAGAGCACCCTGCCAAGGTCAGATTAACATGGGGGCTATTGGAGCTGAAGCTCCATTATTGAATGACAAGTTAACTTTGAGGATGTATCTTCCTTGGCCTAGTGGAGCATCATGGGAAACCATCAAACCAGGAGTGAGGTATACAGTGACTCATCACCAATACTAGAGCCACATGTACCCCCAATAAGTGATATTAGGATCTGAAAGGGCTTTAATGCGTCATACACAAGAAGCTATGCCACTCACCTGTCATTAGATTGGATTTGATCAGAGCATCCTTTATCAGATCATAGGTCACCAGCTCTGTGCAGTTGACAATAGCATTCCTGGTGATATTGGGTCCAGTACCTAAAGGAAACGAGTGAGTTATAGATTGGCATATTTAAAGAGAAGTCTCCCATTTTCCTTAATTGCATCATTCAGACACATTTTGATAAGTTCTACCAGATTTGTCTATTCTAGTTCAGGACTACAACTTGCACCACGGAGCCAAGCATTCAATAGCTGGGTACCTTGCTACCACCCTGATTCAGACTATATATGGTGCAGTTTTATTTAACACAAACCTTTCCAGAGGCCACGCATGCCTTCTTCTTTGGCGATGGTTTTGTAGGCATTCATGGTACCCTTGTAACGCTTGCTTGTCGACGCATTGGCCTGAGCCTGAAAACGCACTTTCACCACATCTGTGGGCTGAGCCACTGCTACAGCCATTGCACCAGTGGTGCATCCGGCCAGCAGCCTGCTTCCAATGCCAACATCTGCAAAGAGACCAGAGAACAAGTTAGACGTGGTACACAAGGACaaaaacccccccccaaaaaacgacAAGTGTTCATCGTTGAGGGGACACCATCCTTCCTACCCAAGAAGCGCCAATAATATGAATCAACTACTATGGCACAATAAAAGCCTGTAACTGGACTAAACTTTGACAAGTGCGTAGTCTGTAAAATGATACTTTGGCCTTCTTCGAAGTTATACTTTCATAAATAGCTCTAAAGAAAATCATGAAGTCACTCAATAGCGGTGTCCACGGCAGCAATAAAAAGCAGCTTTATTTGGGGGGTTACAGAAGAAGTACGAGGTTACTTACGCTCAGATCCTTTGGtgtagaattgtttgacagagtCATACAGCCCGATACGGACAGACGCAAAGCTCATCTGGCGCTGCAGACCAGCCACCAGGCCATTGTACAGGCTTTTCGGACCTTCAGTCTTCACCATAGTCGAGATGGTGCCAAAGACGCCCTTGTACTGGGCAGACTTCAAGTTCGATGATATCTTAGTCTCACCCTGGATCTGCAGAGATTACAAAAATGCTTTAATTTACAAAAAGGATTTGAGACATCTTCACATAGCTAGTCTGTACTGCACCAcagtttgcaaaataaaaatattaaaaaaaactgacAACACAAACATTTACCCTTTGGTATTGAACACCGCATGTTCTCCCCAAGATGAGCATATCAAACTGCACACCTCAAGCAGTCtatcaaactcccatcactcttgaCCAGCCTATGTATATTGACATGCCCACTATAAGAGGCCAGGCCTAGTTTGGGTTCACTATGAAAAGCCACTTACTTGAAGCCTGACTTTGGCGGTGTCCAAAGGGAAGGTGAACAGGTCAGCGATGCAGGCTGCTGTACCTGCGCCAATAAACTTCACGGCGGCTGTAGGGGGCACGTCGGTGGGCTTGAATCCAACCATTTTCAAATCTCAGCAGAGCAGAAATTGAGAAATTCAGGAGAGTCGGGATGTGTTGTAGTGATAAGACAAGGCAAATAAACTCTGCCGGAGTCTAAAGAGAAATAAAGCCCATTTAATAATTCAGAAGATTTCAATAAAGCCACGTTCATAAAGATAACCGGTTTCTTCAcaacatctcctataatgctccgctagtctgagaatcatgggaaattCAGACAATGTAATGCCAAAAGGTTAGAGCACCATTTCTTCTTATAAGGATGTACATTTATTAAGTGTTATCAAGAGACTAAAAAGCCcaccaaaataaatataaaagccaTTTGGCACATAGGGACAGATGTGGGGGTGGGAAAATTAGAATGATTGCAAAGGATCGCCACCCTTCAAAACAAACAGACCTGAAGTTAGAATTGCAGGTTTTACGCGGAGACATGGTGGTTTTGGAACATTTTCCATCCCTGTCACAGCTGGGCTATTTTTCCATGTACAGATGTCAATTCACAACTGTTTGAAATTTATCAACTAAATATTTATACAGTAAACTAATTCACAATGAACCGAGAAggtaattttataataaaaaaaatttaaaaaaaaaaacacaagctgaCTACAGTCGAATTGGGGAGTTTATGCATTTATGTCCTGAACTTTgacattttggtttaaattcacaTTTTCGTGAATAGACTCCCTAGTACTGTATTCAGACCGTTCTAGACACCCAGGATACACGTTACATAGTCTGCAAGAGACTAAATATACACGTTACTGGTTCTATAGATCCAGGATTTGGAGCTAAATCATGAATCCAGGCTTCCATTCTGTCATTAACAGTTAAACGGCCAGAAACCCTCCCAGCAGGGGAGATAGGAGGGCAATAGAAGGAGTAGTTAGTTTGTGTGGACTAAAACTCCCATTATGCTCAGGGATGTGAAAGTGACCAGATTGCCTGTGATCTCCAGACACCAGATTAGATTATATCCCTCGAAAAGCCTTGAGCTTCTAGTTCGGTAACCGGCTTTTACATTCAAAAAGTGTCAGCACACAAACAGTTCATCGCAGAGGCCCTGGCTACTGGGTTACCACTTCCCTTAGAGCAGTTTATCTACACTGTAAGGGAGTCTGCTTCTGTGAAGACACAAGCCAAGCTGACACCTCCCAACCGATGGCCTCTCACCTATATTTAACATATGGCTGCTAGGAAACCAGCGATGGCATTATCTGGATGTACATATGACGAGAGGACTGGAGATCTGGTTACATTTTACCACTTTGATaaaagtgtacaaaaatcaatgttcatgatagagatatttaaaaaaaattacaaattgttGAAATGTAAATTTCAAGTTTTGGGTGAAAATAGCACGTTTGGCAAATACTCAGAGGACAGAGACAGAGTcagaggacacatgacatgtcaggattcccttttattccagaagtttggtccttgaggggttaaaaagCAGATCAGTTTGAACACATTCTATAGGTTTCCATGGCAACTGCTCCACTTTGCTCTAGCATTGCTTCTAATATTGAACCCGTTACCTTATTCAAGTGTCCCAGTGTATTGGGAAAAACTAGGATCAAGCTTCCCTGAAGGCGTCACGCCCGTCACACTTGCCACTGGCAGTAAAAATCCGATACCCTTTACTTTCCATAGAGAATTGGTGTAAAACAAGTTGTATAAACATAATACTtatcctaaaaaaaaagaaaaaaagaaaaatttattaGACATGGAAATTAGGCAGGGAAGAAGGAAATTATACATCACAAAaaaatgatacacacacacacacacacacaatcttaaAATAGGCCCAGCTTTATCATCAATAAGCCAGGCTAGAATAAGATCCATTTCAAGCTCATACAATATActgattttaacatatttaaACACAACACTAGACCAGATCAGACCAGGATACTGAAACTTCCCCCACACAGTGCTGTAACCAGTCACAGGAGACTGCAGGCAGAGCTATAGCAGACAGTAACAGCTGATAAAGGGATACATGGAATTAGAACAAAaaccagtgggggggggggggagagagacatttACCGCAGTTTATACAGAAAACGTCTAATTAGAGCAATAAAGCCCAACACACAGTTACCAGATTCGGAGTTAAAGAACCAGTTTAAGTTACAGTAACAGGGTGAGGGGGCTTCTAACAAATACACCCCCTTTCAAAGGAGACAAAAGCCCATTCTGCAGGGCAGCCATGGTTTAAAGGTCCCCTGGAAGAGTCAGCTACCACCCCCACCCATAGGTGGCCACTTGATGCCAGCAGCACAGCCAGGCTTAGTAACCCCATCCAATACCCAGACTGCAAAACGTCTCCCCAGATCTAACCTGGCAA from Pelobates fuscus isolate aPelFus1 chromosome 1, aPelFus1.pri, whole genome shotgun sequence harbors:
- the UCP2 gene encoding dicarboxylate carrier SLC25A8, translating into MVGFKPTDVPPTAAVKFIGAGTAACIADLFTFPLDTAKVRLQIQGETKISSNLKSAQYKGVFGTISTMVKTEGPKSLYNGLVAGLQRQMSFASVRIGLYDSVKQFYTKGSEHVGIGSRLLAGCTTGAMAVAVAQPTDVVKVRFQAQANASTSKRYKGTMNAYKTIAKEEGMRGLWKGTGPNITRNAIVNCTELVTYDLIKDALIKSNLMTDTLPCHFTSAFGAGFCTTVIASPVDVVKTRYMNSAKGQYESALKCALTMFRKEGPRAFYKGFMPSFLRLGSWNVVMFVTYEQLKRAMMSARVSWESPL